GCTCGTGTCCCTGCTTCGCGACCACGAGCATGCGCTCCTGCGATTCGCTCAGCAGGATTTCGTACGGCGTCATGCCTTCTTCGCGCACCGGAACGCGCGTCACGTCGATGGTGACACCGACATCGCCGCGCGCCGCCATCTCGGCCGACGACGACGTTAGGCCGGCAGCGCCCATGTCCTGAATCGCGACGATGTGCCCGCTGTGAATGAGCTCGAGGCTCGCCTCGAGCAGCAGCTTCTCGGTGAACGGGTCGCCGACCTGCACACGCGGACGCTTCGCATCGCTGGCCGCCGAGAGATCTTCGGAAGCGAAGGACGCGCCGTGAATCCCGTCGCGACCCGTACGCGCGCCCACCGCCATGATCGGATTGCCCACGCCTTCGGCTTTGGCGCGAATGAGATCGCGCTCGTGCATGAGCCCGACGCACATCGCGTTCACGAGCGGATTGCCTTCGTACGCGTCGTCGAACACCACGTCGCCCGCCACCGTCGGAATGCCGACGCAGTTGCCGTAATCGCCGATGCCTTTCACGACGCCGCCGAACAGATAGCGTTGGCGCGGCGAGTCGAGCGAGCCGAACCGGAGCGAATCGAGCATCGCGATCGGCCGCGCGCCCATGGTGAACACGTCGCGCAGAATACCGCCGACACCCGTGGCCGCGCCCTGATACGGCTCGACGGCCGACGGGTGGTTGTGCGACTCGATCTTGAACGCCACCGCGAGGCCGTCGCCGATCGCGATCACGCCGGCGTTTTCTCCCGGGCCCTGCAGGACGTACGGCGCCTCGGTGGGCAGCGTTCTGAGCACGGGTCGCGAATGCTTGTAGGAGCAGTGCTCGTTCCACAGCGCGCTCACGATGCCTAACTCGGTGAACGTGGGCTCGCGGCCCAGCATGCGCACGAGGCGGTCGTACTCGTCGGCGGTGAGCCCGTGCTCGGCGACGAGCGCCGGCGTGATGGCCGGATCGCCGGGGCGCGGTTCCACGGCGCGCGCGTGGCCTGTGGCGGTTGCGGGCGGAGTGCGCCGGTCGACGTCGGTCACGCGGATACTCGAGCGAGCATTGATTGAAATATACCCAACCCGTCGTTCGATCCGACCAGCGATTCCACGGCGCGCTCGGGGTGCGGCATGAGACCCATCACGTTGCCTTCGGCGCTCACGATGCCGGCGATTGCGCGCTGGGAGCCGTTCGGGTTCGATTCCGCGTCGAGCCGGCCGTCCGCGTTCACGTACCGGAACGCTACTTGTCCTTCGCCTTCGAGTCGGTTCAGTGTGTCCTCGTCGGCGGTAAAGCGGCCTTCGCCGTGGGCGATCGGGATGCGCAGGATCTGTCCCGGCGCATACCGATTGGTGAACATCGTGTCGATGTTCTCGACGCGCACTCGCACGAATTGGCCGAGAAACGAGAGGCTGGCGTTGCGGAGCAGCGCGCCCGGCAGGAGGCCTGCTTCACACGCGATCTGGAATCCGTTGCACACCGCGAGCACAGGACCACCGCGGCGCGCGTGCGCCGCGACCTCACGCATGATCGGGCTGAAGCGCGCGATGGCGCCGGCGCGCAGGTAGTCGCCGTACGAGAAGCCGCCGGGCAGGATCACGACATCCACGCCCTGGAGGTCGTGATCCTTGTGCCAGAGATAGACGGCGTGCTCGCCCAACACGTCGGCCACGGCGTGAAACGCGTCGTAGTCGCAGTTGGAGCCGGGGAAGGTGACGACGCCGAACTTCACGACAAGCCCTCGACGCGCGCGATCTCGTAGTCTTCGGTGACGGGGTTGGCGAGCAGGCGCTCGCACATCTGGCGAACGGCGTCGCCGGCGGCGTCGGGCGTGCGCGCGGCGACGTCGAGCACGACGTGGCGGCCGATGCGCGCGTCCTCGACGTCGCGAAAGCCGAGCGTGTGCAGGGCGTCGGCCACGGCCTTGCCCTGCGGATCGAGAATACCTTTCCGCGGCACGATGTGCACGGACACTCTATAGCGGCTCATTCACGCTCCTCTTCGGACCCCGGGCTGAACGGATGGATTTGGTCGCCTAACGGAGGGCCGCGGCGGCGGCGGCGCCGCCGCCGGTGCGGATGCTCGGCGAGCTCGATGGGCCGCGCGGTCTCTTCTTCCTCGTCGTCGTCCATCAGCGGATCGGTGCTCGGCACGCGGTCGAAGACGCCTAACACAAAGGTCCGGAGCAGCCCGTAGGCGACGTACGCGACCATCGCCGGAAAGGCGTAGCGCTTGTGGTCGATGATCACCAGCACGATGGCGGCGATGAAGGCGGCGCCGAGCACGATCGTGCCCGGTTTGCGCAGGCTGATGTTCGGCGGCGCCGGATAGAGCACGTGGCTGATCATGAGAAAGCTCAGCACGAGCATCACGGCCAGGAGCACCGTGTGCCACGGCCAGCCGCTCACCAGGTTGAACAAGCTCGTCTGGCTGAACCACCAGTAGGTGGCGAGCGTCATGCCGGCCGCGGGGCTGGGCAGGCCGTGGAACTGCGTTTTCGCCCGGCCGCCCTGTTCGATGTTGAAGCGCGCCAGCCGCATCACCGCGCAGGCGATGTAGATGAAGCAGACGAAGACGCCCAGGTTGTCGTGGTTGAGCGCCGCGAAGTACATGATGAATGCGGGCGCCACGCCGAACGTGACCGCATCGACCAACGAATCGAGCTCGACGCCGAATCGGCTGGACGTTCGCGTCATGCGCGCCACGCGACCATCGAGCGTGTCCATGACGCCGCCGAAGACGACGAACCAGCCCGCCCACTCGAAGTCGCCCCGCGAGGCGGCGGTGATCGCCAGCACGCCGAACAACAGGTTGCCCAACGTGAATCCGTTAGGCAGCAGCACCACGGCGCGGCGCATGTCGGGGCGGGGAATCGCCGGTCTCACTGCGGCAGCTCCGCGAGCACCGTCACGCCGGCTACGGGACGCTCGCCGACGCGCGTGCGGATGGTCGCGTCGGGCGGCACGAACACGTCCACCCGCGAGCCGAAGCGGATGATGCCCATGCGCTCGCCCTGCACGGCCGGCGCGCCGAGCTTGGCATACGTCGCGATGCGGCGTGCGATGAGTCCGGCGATCTGGCGCACCAGCACCTTGTGCGACCCGCCGTTGATGCCCACTGACATCTGCTCGTTCTCCAGGCTCGCCTTCTCCGCGGCGGCGTTGAGGAACTTGCCGGGATTGTAGTGTTCGTACGCCACCGTGCCGTTCACCGGATATCGGTTCACGTGCACGTTGAAAATGTTCATGAAGATCGAAATACGGATGGCGCGTCCGTGCACGAAGTCCGGCTCCTCGACGGGCGTGATCATCACGACGCGACCGTCGGCGGGTGCGATCACGAGGCGATCGCCGCGCGGGCCGACGCGCTCGGGATCGCGAAAGAAGTACGCGACCCAGATCGCGATGATGAGCACGAGAATGCCCGCCACCCACAGCGGCCACGATCGAAACGCCAGCGCCAGCGCAAACACGATCACGACCGCCGCGGCGCCGCCGAGGATGAACACCGTGCCTTCGCGCGCGAAGCTCATTGCAATTCGCTCACGTCGAGCGACTCTCCCGTTAGGCGACGATACGCATCGAGATACCGGGCGCTGGTGGCGCGGACCACGTCATCCGGGAGCGCGGGTGCCGGCGCTTCGCCGTTCCACCGGCGCGCGCGGCGCTCGCCGTCGAGATAGTCGCGCAGAGGCTGCTTGTCGAAGCTCTTCTGCGGGCCGCCGGGCGCGTACGAATCGGCGGGCCAGAAGCGCGAACTGTCGGGCGTGAGCAGCTCGTCGATCAACACGATCGACCCATCGGCGCCGCGGCCGAACTCGAGCTTGGTGTCGGCCACGATGATCCCACGGTTCTCGGCGATCGCGCTGCCGCGCGCGAAAATCGCGCGGGTGAGCCGCTCGAGCTCCGCACCGACGTCTGCACCGACGATTTGCCGCATGCGGCTCACGGTGATGTTTTCATCGTGTCCCGTTTCGGCCTTGGTGGCGGGACTGAAGATCGGCTCCGCCAACCGGTCGCTCTCGCGAAGCCCCTTGGGCAGCGGCTCGCCGGCCAGGGTGCCCGATGCCGCGTACTCCTTCCACGCCGAGCCCGAAATATATCCTCGAATGACACACTCGATCGGGATGACCGCCGCGCGGCGGCAGAGCATCGCGCGTCCGGCGAGCATGCTCCGAAACGAGTCGAGAGCGGGCACCAGACGCACGATGTCCGATGTGCGCGCCGTGATGAGATGCGTCGGCACGACGTCCGCGACCTTGCCGAACCACCACGCGCTCAACTGCGTGAGCACGGCGCCCTTGAAGGGAATCGTTTCTCGCATCACGACGTCGAATGCGCTCACACGATCGGTCGCCACGAGCAGCAGGCGCGAGGCATCGACCTCGTAGATGTCGCGCACTTTGCCGCGGCCCAGGCGCCGCAGGGGGAGATCGCTCGAGACCATCGGCGTCATACGCGGGGCTCCTCGGCATCGGGGGCGGCCGCGGGCGCGGCAGCAAGGATGGGCGCGATCACGTCGCGCAGAAATTCGTCGACCTGGCGGGGCGCGCGTCCCAGATAGCGAGCCGGATCCCCGGCCTCGCGCAGGTCGTTAGGCGAAAGGCCGGCATCGGCATCGGCGGCGAGGCGCTCGAACAGATCGTTGCGCGGCGCCCCGTCCTTCACGGCTTGCGCCGCCGCCAGGCTGTGACGGCGGATGCGCTCGTGCGCCGCCTGGCGATCGCCGCCCGCCTGCACACTCTGCACGATGAGCGCTTCGGTCGCCATGAAGGGCAGCTCGTCGGCCACGCGGCGCTGGATGCGCGCCGGGTGGACCTCCAGGCCCGACGCGATGTTGGCCATCAACAACAGAATCGCATCCACCGCCAGAAACGACTCGGGAATCACCAGTCGCCGGTTGGCGCTGTCGTCCAACGTGCGTTCGAAGAACTGCGCGCCGTGCGTCAGGTTCGCGTTCTCCTCGATGGAGATCACGAACCGGGCGAGCGACGAAATCCGTTCGGCGCGCATCGGGTTGCGCTTGTAGGCCATGGCCGACGAGCCGATCTGCTCGGTCTCGAACGGCTCTTCGATTTCGCCGAACGACTGCAGCACGCGGACATCGCCGGCGAATTTCGCCGCGCTCGCCGCAATGCCGGCCACTACGCCGAGGACCATCGCATCGAGCTTGCGGCTGTAGGTCTGTCCGGTCACCGGCAGGACGTGATCGAAGCCTAACCGGCGAACCACGAGCCGTTCGAGGCGCAGCACCTTGTCGTGGTCGCCGTCGAACAGCTCGAGAAAACTCGCCTGCGTGCCCGTCGTGCCTTTGACGCCGCGCAACGGCAGCGTCGCCGCGCGGTGATCGAGATCGGCGAGGTCGAGCACCAGGTCCTGCATCCACAGCGTCGCTCGCTTGCCGACGGTGGTCAGCTGCGCCGGTTGGAGGTGCGTGTACGCCAGCGTCGGCTCTTGGCGCCAGTGTTCGGCGAACGCGGCGAGCGCGCGCAGTACGGCGACGATTTCGACGCGCAGCAGCGCGAGTCCGCGCCGCATGAGGATGAGATCGGCGTTGTCGGTGATGAACGCGCTCGTGGCGCCGAGGTGAATGAAGGCGCGCGCCTTTGGCGCGACGGCGCCGAAGGCGTGGACGTGCGCCATTACATCGTGCCGGAACCGGCGCTCGAAGGCCGCGGCGGCATCGAAGTCGATGTCGTCGAGGTGGGCGCGCATCTGGGCGAGCCCCTCGTCGGTCACCGCCGTCACGCCTAACTCCTGCTGCGCTTCGGCGAGCGCCAGCCACAGGCGGCGCCACAGCGCGTGCCGCTCCTGCGGCGACCACAGTGTGAGCATGGCGCGGGACGCGTAGCGTTGGGCGAGCGGTGAGGTATACCGCGTCGCGTCGCTCATCGCACCATGAAGTCGGTGGTGTAGATCTGGCCTCCGCGCTCGAAGTACATGTGGATCACGCTCCGTCCGGCGAGGGCGTTCAACGCCTTCTGCACATCCTGCGCATTCTCGATCGGCAGCTGGTTGATTTGCACGATCACGTCGCCTTTGGCGATGCCCAGGTCATCGGAGACGCGCGGGCTCACCTGATAGATGAGCGCGCCGTGCGAGCTCCGAATCCCGCGCTCGGCGCGGATCGCCGGGGTGACGGTCACGAGCTCCAGCTCCTTGAGCACCTGCACCTTGGGCGCGCTCTCGTCGGGCAGCGACGCGACGGTGACGGTCACCGGGAATTCCCGCTCGCCGCGCTTGACCGTCAACTGCACGCGTTCGCCGACGCGCAGGTCGAGCTTCTCGGCTTCCCAGTCGAAGGGATTGTGGAGCACGCGGCTCCCGGCCCGCACGAGCGTATCGCCCGCTTTGATGCCCGCGGCGGCCGCGGGCGAGCCGGGCACCACGGCGCGGACGTTGACGCCGAACCGGAGCGCGCCGAGCGGGCTGTTGGTTTCGGGCAGCACGAGCCTGATGCCTAACCACGGCTGCCGGACCACGCCATGGAGCAGCAGGTCTTCCATCACGCGCTTGACGCGATTGATCGGGATCGCGAAGCCGAGTCCGACGGACCCGCCGGACGGCGAAAAGATCGAGCTGTTCATGCCGATCACTTCACCGACCGCATCGACCAGCGGGCCGCCGGAGTTGCCGTGGTTGATGGCCGCGTCGGTCTGGATCATGTCGACGTAGGTGGCGCTGCCTTCGTTAGGCGACGCCAGGTTGCGGCCGGTGCCGCTGATGACGCCCGTGGTGACGCTCGGTTCGGAATTGCCGAGATAGAATCCGTACGGGTTGCCGATCGCGATGGCCCATTCGCCGATGAGCAGACTGTCGGAGTTGCCGAGCTCGGCGACGGGCAGGTTCTTGGCGTCGATCTTGAGGACGGCGATGTCGTTGGTTTCGTCCTTGCCGACGAGGCGCGCTCGATAGGGCGTGCCGTCGCGCAGGGCGACCGAAATCGTTTTCGCGTCGTTGACCACGTGCGCGTTGGTGACGATGACGCCGTCGGACCGCACGATGAACCCGGTGCCGAGTCCCTGCAGCACGCGCTGGCCGCCGCCGCCCCCGCCGAAGAAGGCATCGAATGGATCGACGGGCGCGTTCTGCACGACCTCGGTCTGCACCGTGACCACGGCGGGCGACACCTTGGCGACGGCATCGGTGAGCAGGGTGCGGCGGCGCGGGTCGATGGAATCGACGCGGGTCGCGGCGTTGGCGCTCTCCACCTGCAGCGCCGTGGCGACGGACGAGGGCGGCGCCGCGTTGCCGTTCGGCCGGGCGTCGCCGCGGCACGCCGCGGCGGCGGCGGCGACCGCGAGCACGGACCAGGCGCGCATCAGGCGTCACTCCGGGCCACGCCTAACCGCGTGCCCCAGTCCCGCAGGAAGCCCTGAAGCCCGACGTCGGTGAGCGGGTGCACCAGCATCGCGCGCAGCACGGCCGGCGGAACGGCGGCTGCATCCGCGCCTAACTTGACCGCATCGACGAGCCGCCGCGGGCTGCGCACCGAGGACGCGAGGATCTCGCACTCGGGCGCGAAGCGGTCGAACATCGCCCGGATGTCGGCGACGAGCGCGCCGCCATCGCCGCCGGCGTCGTCCAGGCGGCCGATGAACGGGCTCACGTACGCGGCGCCCGCTTTGGCCGCGAGCAGCGCCTGCGCCGCGGTGAACACGAGCGTCATGTTCACGATCGCGCCTTCGGGCACGAGGCGCCGCATCGCCACCAGGCCGTCCTCGACCATCGGAATCTCGACCACCACGTTGTCGCCGATGCGCGCCAGATCGCGGGCCTCGCGATAGATGCCCTCGGCGTCGGACGAGATCACCTGCACGGTCACCGGTCCGGAGACCGCGCGCGCTATTGCCGTGACGTGCTCGGTCGGATCATCGCCGTCGAGCTCGCGCGCGATGAGCGTCGGGTTGGTGGTCACTCCATCGATGAGCCCCGTGGCGAGCGCCCACTGGATCTCATCCAGATTCGCAGTATCGAGAAACAGTCTCATGCCGTGGTCGAATAAAGGTCGTGCGGATAGGTGACCGCTTCGAGAAACAGCGCATGCGGCGGCGCGGGCGCGGACGTTTCGCGATTGTCGCTCGCGCCTAACAGAAGGGACACGGAGTCCGGATCGCGGCGCCCGCTCGCGGCATCGGCCATCGTGCCCACGAGCAGGCGCACCATGTGGTGCAGAAACCGGTTGGCTTCGATCTCGAACACGAGGCCGCCGGGACGTTCGCGCCACTCGGCGCGCGTGATGGTGCAGCGATGGGCGTCGCGCTCGGGCGCGGTGCCTTTCACGGCGAACGCGCGAAAGCAGTGCTCGCCTAACAGCGCCGCGGCGCTCATGGCGAGAATTCGCAAGTCGAGCTCGCGGTCGAGCGCCCACTCGACGCGGCGGCGAAAGGGCGAGCGCGCGGCGTCGTCAGTGCCGATGTAATAGCTGTACCGTCTCGATTTGGCATCGAAGCGTGCGTGAAAGGCCGGCGCCATCTCGTGCACCGCGGCCACCCACACGTCCCGCGGCAGCACGCCATTCAGCGCGCGTCTGAGCGCCGACGGGGTCCACCGCTCCGGAACTCGGACTCCGACCGCCTGGCCGCGTGCGTGCACGCCCGCATCGGTTCGGCCGGCGCCGAGCGCGGCCACGGGTCGCGCACAAATGTGGCCCAACGCGTCCTCGAGCTCCCCTTGCACGGTGCGCTCGCGCGGCTGTCGCTGCCATCCGGCGAACCCGGCGCCATCGTAGTGCAGCACCAGTTGCACGGTGCGCTCCGGCATGCCACGGAAACTATCCGCGTGCCCTCTGGTGTCAAGCGAGATGGAGAGAGCGAACCGATTGACAGTTCGATACCTACGCCTCTAGTTTGACGAACCCGCTCAAGCGTCACAGCCCCGTCTCGCCGCGGCTCACCCGACCACATGCCTCCACGTACACTTGCGTCCCTGGCGCACGCGCTCGGTGCAGCCTCGGACCTGGACGCCGCCTTCGTGGCGTTGGGCGAGGCGTTGGCGGAAATCGATCGGTCGACGCATCTCGTCCTGCTCTCGTTCGACATGCGGCGCCAGCTTTTCACCGAGAAACGGACGCCGGAGAACGGACGCGTGCTCCGTGCGCGGGTGGATACGACGTTCGATCACCTGCCGGCGCGCCTGCGCGCGACGATCAACGCCGGCGGCCAGTTCGCCGATGCCGGCGATGAGTCCGATGAATTCGCGCGCTTCTTCGGCCTCGAGCATGCGCTGAACGAAGAAGGGTTGCTCGCGCTGCGCGGCATTCTCGTGGACGGCCATCTCAATACGATCGTCGTGCTCTACGAACCGCGCCGGTTTTTCGGGACCCGCGTCGTAGAGCGATTCGCACCGTACGTCGCGCTGTTCGAGCTCGCCTTCGCGCGATTCTCCGAGCACGAGGCACGCAATGAAGCGGTGCGCACGCTCGAGGATGTCACGCAGCGCGTGCACGGCGAATACGTGAAACACCTCGCGCGACTGGAGAGCGACCTCGCGGAGGCGCGCAACACCCCGGCAAACGCGAGCGTCGTCGAGCCGGCGCGGCTCGTCGCGCTCGAGGCGGAGGCCGCGCGCGCACGCGAGGATGCGCGCCGCGCCACGCGACGCGCCGAGGCCGTGGAAGGGCAGGTGGCCGCCGCCGTTGGGCAGCTCGAGCAGGCGCACGTCGAGCTGCACCGCCGCAGCGAGACCCTGCGTCAGAAAACGCGCACGCTCTATCTCATCGATCGCGTGTTGTCCCTCGATGCATCGACCGCCGATCCGCGCCAGCTCGCCGACGGACTCCTAGCGCTCGTGGGCGATGACATGCAGGCCCAACGCTGCTCGCTCGTGCTGCGCGTGCCCGATGCGCAGGAGTTGTACATCGCGGCGGCCAAGGGACTCTCGCCGGACGTGACCGAGGGCAAGCGCATCGCGATGGGCGTTGGGGTGTCGGGCAAAGTCGCAGCGAGCCGGCAGCCCGTGTTGGTCACCGACGTCGCGCAGGCGCGCGGCCATCCGCTCATCGGGGACGAGTACTTCACGACGGGCTCGTTCATCAGCTTTCCGTTAGTCTATCACGACGACCTGGTCGGCGTGGTCAATCTCACCAATCGCGTCCAGCGCGGTGTGTTCATGGACGAGGATGTGGAGCGCGTGCGTCTGCTGGCGCTCGTGATCTCGCTCGTCGCGTCGCACGCGGCGCTGCGCGAACGGTTGTTCGAGACGATCGGTGTCCACTGACGCACTGGCGCACGCGCTGCGGCAGCTGGCCGACCATCACTCGCTGACGGAGGACGAGACCGCCGCCGCGTTCGATGTGATCATGCGCGGCGACGCCACGGCATCGCAGGTGGGCGCGATGCTGATGGGGCTGCGCGTGAAGGGCGAAACTCCTGCGGAGATCGCCGGCGCCGCGCGCGCGCTCCGCGCGGTGATGGTACGGCTTCCGGTGGACGACCCCGATGCGTTGGTCGACACCTGTGGCACGGGCGGCGGGAAGGTGACGACGTTCAACATCTCGACCGCCGCCGCATTGGTGGCGGCGGGCGCGGGCGTGCGCATCGCGAAGCACGGCAATCGGTCGTTCACGACGCGATCCGGCAGCGCCGACGTGCTGGAAGCGTTAGGCGTCGACATCGCGCAGTCGGTGGAGGCGATGCAGCGGACGCTGGAATCGGCGGGGATCGTGTTCATGTTCGCGCCGCGCATGCATCCGGCGATGAAGCACGTGGGGCACGTGCGGAGCGAGCTGGCGATCGGCACGCTCATGAACATGGTGGGTCCGCTCGCCAATCCGGCATCGGCGGGGCGGCAGGTGGTGGGGGTCTCCGATCCGGCGCGGCTGGAGCTCCTCTCGGCGGCGCTGGCTGCGTTAGGAAGCCGCCACGCGCTCGTCGTGTACGGCGAGCCGGGCATGGATGAGATGTCGCCGATCGGATGCACCGACGTGCTCGAGGT
This genomic window from Gemmatimonadaceae bacterium contains:
- the purQ gene encoding phosphoribosylformylglycinamidine synthase subunit PurQ; this encodes MKFGVVTFPGSNCDYDAFHAVADVLGEHAVYLWHKDHDLQGVDVVILPGGFSYGDYLRAGAIARFSPIMREVAAHARRGGPVLAVCNGFQIACEAGLLPGALLRNASLSFLGQFVRVRVENIDTMFTNRYAPGQILRIPIAHGEGRFTADEDTLNRLEGEGQVAFRYVNADGRLDAESNPNGSQRAIAGIVSAEGNVMGLMPHPERAVESLVGSNDGLGIFQSMLARVSA
- the purS gene encoding phosphoribosylformylglycinamidine synthase subunit PurS — protein: MSRYRVSVHIVPRKGILDPQGKAVADALHTLGFRDVEDARIGRHVVLDVAARTPDAAGDAVRQMCERLLANPVTEDYEIARVEGLS
- the pssA gene encoding CDP-diacylglycerol--serine O-phosphatidyltransferase, whose amino-acid sequence is MRPAIPRPDMRRAVVLLPNGFTLGNLLFGVLAITAASRGDFEWAGWFVVFGGVMDTLDGRVARMTRTSSRFGVELDSLVDAVTFGVAPAFIMYFAALNHDNLGVFVCFIYIACAVMRLARFNIEQGGRAKTQFHGLPSPAAGMTLATYWWFSQTSLFNLVSGWPWHTVLLAVMLVLSFLMISHVLYPAPPNISLRKPGTIVLGAAFIAAIVLVIIDHKRYAFPAMVAYVAYGLLRTFVLGVFDRVPSTDPLMDDDEEEETARPIELAEHPHRRRRRRRRGPPLGDQIHPFSPGSEEERE
- a CDS encoding phosphatidylserine decarboxylase family protein; this translates as MSFAREGTVFILGGAAAVVIVFALALAFRSWPLWVAGILVLIIAIWVAYFFRDPERVGPRGDRLVIAPADGRVVMITPVEEPDFVHGRAIRISIFMNIFNVHVNRYPVNGTVAYEHYNPGKFLNAAAEKASLENEQMSVGINGGSHKVLVRQIAGLIARRIATYAKLGAPAVQGERMGIIRFGSRVDVFVPPDATIRTRVGERPVAGVTVLAELPQ
- a CDS encoding phosphoribosylaminoimidazolesuccinocarboxamide synthase yields the protein MTPMVSSDLPLRRLGRGKVRDIYEVDASRLLLVATDRVSAFDVVMRETIPFKGAVLTQLSAWWFGKVADVVPTHLITARTSDIVRLVPALDSFRSMLAGRAMLCRRAAVIPIECVIRGYISGSAWKEYAASGTLAGEPLPKGLRESDRLAEPIFSPATKAETGHDENITVSRMRQIVGADVGAELERLTRAIFARGSAIAENRGIIVADTKLEFGRGADGSIVLIDELLTPDSSRFWPADSYAPGGPQKSFDKQPLRDYLDGERRARRWNGEAPAPALPDDVVRATSARYLDAYRRLTGESLDVSELQ
- the purB gene encoding adenylosuccinate lyase; protein product: MSDATRYTSPLAQRYASRAMLTLWSPQERHALWRRLWLALAEAQQELGVTAVTDEGLAQMRAHLDDIDFDAAAAFERRFRHDVMAHVHAFGAVAPKARAFIHLGATSAFITDNADLILMRRGLALLRVEIVAVLRALAAFAEHWRQEPTLAYTHLQPAQLTTVGKRATLWMQDLVLDLADLDHRAATLPLRGVKGTTGTQASFLELFDGDHDKVLRLERLVVRRLGFDHVLPVTGQTYSRKLDAMVLGVVAGIAASAAKFAGDVRVLQSFGEIEEPFETEQIGSSAMAYKRNPMRAERISSLARFVISIEENANLTHGAQFFERTLDDSANRRLVIPESFLAVDAILLLMANIASGLEVHPARIQRRVADELPFMATEALIVQSVQAGGDRQAAHERIRRHSLAAAQAVKDGAPRNDLFERLAADADAGLSPNDLREAGDPARYLGRAPRQVDEFLRDVIAPILAAAPAAAPDAEEPRV
- a CDS encoding trypsin-like peptidase domain-containing protein, which encodes MRAWSVLAVAAAAAACRGDARPNGNAAPPSSVATALQVESANAATRVDSIDPRRRTLLTDAVAKVSPAVVTVQTEVVQNAPVDPFDAFFGGGGGGQRVLQGLGTGFIVRSDGVIVTNAHVVNDAKTISVALRDGTPYRARLVGKDETNDIAVLKIDAKNLPVAELGNSDSLLIGEWAIAIGNPYGFYLGNSEPSVTTGVISGTGRNLASPNEGSATYVDMIQTDAAINHGNSGGPLVDAVGEVIGMNSSIFSPSGGSVGLGFAIPINRVKRVMEDLLLHGVVRQPWLGIRLVLPETNSPLGALRFGVNVRAVVPGSPAAAAGIKAGDTLVRAGSRVLHNPFDWEAEKLDLRVGERVQLTVKRGEREFPVTVTVASLPDESAPKVQVLKELELVTVTPAIRAERGIRSSHGALIYQVSPRVSDDLGIAKGDVIVQINQLPIENAQDVQKALNALAGRSVIHMYFERGGQIYTTDFMVR
- the fsa gene encoding fructose-6-phosphate aldolase, with protein sequence MRLFLDTANLDEIQWALATGLIDGVTTNPTLIARELDGDDPTEHVTAIARAVSGPVTVQVISSDAEGIYREARDLARIGDNVVVEIPMVEDGLVAMRRLVPEGAIVNMTLVFTAAQALLAAKAGAAYVSPFIGRLDDAGGDGGALVADIRAMFDRFAPECEILASSVRSPRRLVDAVKLGADAAAVPPAVLRAMLVHPLTDVGLQGFLRDWGTRLGVARSDA
- the truA gene encoding tRNA pseudouridine(38-40) synthase TruA, which produces MPERTVQLVLHYDGAGFAGWQRQPRERTVQGELEDALGHICARPVAALGAGRTDAGVHARGQAVGVRVPERWTPSALRRALNGVLPRDVWVAAVHEMAPAFHARFDAKSRRYSYYIGTDDAARSPFRRRVEWALDRELDLRILAMSAAALLGEHCFRAFAVKGTAPERDAHRCTITRAEWRERPGGLVFEIEANRFLHHMVRLLVGTMADAASGRRDPDSVSLLLGASDNRETSAPAPPHALFLEAVTYPHDLYSTTA
- a CDS encoding GAF domain-containing protein, giving the protein MPPRTLASLAHALGAASDLDAAFVALGEALAEIDRSTHLVLLSFDMRRQLFTEKRTPENGRVLRARVDTTFDHLPARLRATINAGGQFADAGDESDEFARFFGLEHALNEEGLLALRGILVDGHLNTIVVLYEPRRFFGTRVVERFAPYVALFELAFARFSEHEARNEAVRTLEDVTQRVHGEYVKHLARLESDLAEARNTPANASVVEPARLVALEAEAARAREDARRATRRAEAVEGQVAAAVGQLEQAHVELHRRSETLRQKTRTLYLIDRVLSLDASTADPRQLADGLLALVGDDMQAQRCSLVLRVPDAQELYIAAAKGLSPDVTEGKRIAMGVGVSGKVAASRQPVLVTDVAQARGHPLIGDEYFTTGSFISFPLVYHDDLVGVVNLTNRVQRGVFMDEDVERVRLLALVISLVASHAALRERLFETIGVH
- the trpD gene encoding anthranilate phosphoribosyltransferase, whose product is MSTDALAHALRQLADHHSLTEDETAAAFDVIMRGDATASQVGAMLMGLRVKGETPAEIAGAARALRAVMVRLPVDDPDALVDTCGTGGGKVTTFNISTAAALVAAGAGVRIAKHGNRSFTTRSGSADVLEALGVDIAQSVEAMQRTLESAGIVFMFAPRMHPAMKHVGHVRSELAIGTLMNMVGPLANPASAGRQVVGVSDPARLELLSAALAALGSRHALVVYGEPGMDEMSPIGCTDVLEVRDGKVETRWKLEPTIEAPPSASQTVADLAGGSPHDNAEIIERIIGGRGTGAASRAVMLNAAAAIYVSARAPSFGDALRQAEAALRDGVGAAALERLRAASRRA